atttgagtcacttaatatgggacggagggagtagttagtATGCCTTTTGTATTTAGGACTCCTAGTTTATCTTTCTGTACTTTTATATATTTGGCCTATAGCCTTGGCAATAGATCAAGTTGCATACCTCACATGGTACCAGAATCGTAGGGATTTTTCCCACCCAGCACACGCCCAACTCGTGCTCCCTGCAGACCGATTTCATGGTTTTCTGATCGATTGGATCGTTCATTCTCTACAGTACATGTTCAGTCATCCCAGCCTTGCCCGATTGGCACCGGGCTGCTCCCGTGAGAGCTCACCTCCCTATGGCCGCTGCCTGCCCATCCTCTGCCGGTCCTGCCAGCCGCCGCTCTTATCTTGATTCTGTCCGCCTTGCCAGCTGTTTTGACCGAGCGTTGTGCCCATGaactgaaaaaaagaaaacagaataGGGTCATGTCTTTGTTGTAAGTTCACGTCTCCATATCTCGCTGCCCGGTGATCTTCGTTGCAGCAGGGTCCCAGCAACCGGGGGCGGCACATTCCCTTCTGACCAAACATAGTATGAGCCACGGCAaagagcacacacaaaaagCCAGACGTCATAAAACCTACTTGAGGATGCTACCAGCTATAACACTGACCAATTTGTTTAACTGTTTATAATTGTGATATTCATTTCTGTTCATGACAAATTGCTGTTACCTTAGTGTTATTTTTAAGTCGTCATGGGGCTGTTGCAGTCATAATTTACTTCTCTAGTAGTCACTCTAAATTTTGTAGGTTATGAAAAGAGATCACTTCATCCATTACTCTTTTCTTTGTAATTTTGCAGGGTCACACAGAGCATGTGGGTTCACTGTGTTGGGATCCCTCTGGTGAATATGTTGTTTCTGCCAGTGAAGACACGGTAAAGGTGTGGTCTTTGAATTCTGGGAATGAGGAGAACTGTGTGCATGAACTCAATAGCAGCGGGAGCAAGTTCCATTCGTGTGCTTTCCACCCTTTATATCCATCTTTGCTCATCATTGGTTGTTACCAGGTAAGGGTTTTCGCCATGTAACAGTGTTTTTTGCAATCTTGATacatccaaaaataaatattaccTGCCTGTTCGAAATTTCCATCTTTTAGTGCGCGTCATCATCTGTAAATATACAAGTGTTACTTTGTGAAAGGAAAACCATCTTTAAATCTTGCTGTCATGAAATACCTATGATATTAATGGTTAAGGATAAACAGGATCGTTCGTTTTTACTCCTGAAAAAAATTGACGCTTGTGACATCTGCACACTTACAAGTGTTCTGTGTCAAATACTGCAGTCTCTTGAGCTGTGGGACATGTCGGAGAACAGAAGTATGACTGTTGCTGCACATGACGGCCTCATCTCTGCCTTGGCCTCGTCGAGCTCCGGTGTGGTTGCTTCCGTAAGCCATGACAAGCACGTCAAGCTGTGGAGATGAACCGTTCCCAAGCTCGCCGTGCTCTGATCCGTACCTGTGGATCTGCTCTTTTAGTCGCAGCTGAATGTCTGCCAACCGCTCTGGTGCTGAACAATCTACATAGTAGTCCCCGTCTTATGCAGCCTACTGCTTAACTGGATATATAAGGTTTATCGCAGTAAAATCTTTTGTTAGCCCTGGTACTCTGGGAGGGTGGATTACTAGTGGTAGTCTACCCAGCTTTTGTATAGAAAAGGAGGTTATATTTGTCAGGTTCACACCTTGCATCCATGAACCCTGAAATGGTTATGGTCATACGGCTGCATCTTTGGTCTGGATGATGAATCGCTAGTCGTTTTATCATGTGAAATTATGTGGACCTTTGCATTTCACCAAACCTGCTGTTTTATTGAGATTTGTGCCAAATTAGGACCGTGGCTGGCTGTCTTGGATGCCAGATTGCACAGTTGTGCTTAGAATATGGTTACTTACTGGCTAGGAAAATGAGAACAATATTTGGTGCCCAAAGCTTGCACCGGCACGGAAGGAATATTTGGCTTCGTGGGTGTTAACATCAACCCAACACGAACTCACATAATACGGAGGATTGATAACTCGTAGAGCACACTGGTCATCAGAGCACGGTGGTAGATGAACTGAGGAAGGAGATCGACGGAGAAACCACAGGCTATGCTCCAAGCTCTATGCTCGTTTTTGCGATGTTTTCTTGGACTGATCCGTTTCGTTTGCGATCTTGCGAAAGGTAATACACAATCGTCCTGATAGACACGTTTGTTAGGCTTCAGAGTGATCTCAAGTTGCTTTTGGTTTCGTTGTTTTGACGTTTCTATGCTCATTTTTCTTCGTCTTTTGCACAATATCACGTCGATTTTAGTTTATATCTTTTGACTTTATTGTCTAGTCTCAAAATCAATCCTATCTCTTTTTAATGAATCACCGAGGTGATTTGATCTCCCCAGAATCATTACTCAACCGAAGAGGTTACATAGTTTGAGAGATGTGAAGAGAGGTATTCACGCCAAGAGTTGGCGCATATCTTTTGATAGGCCTTTTCAAGCCAATGAGACCATAAGGTGGTGTTGTTTAGAACATTACGCATAATTAGAAATATTAGGAAGAAGAATTACAAAATCCAGTACAACATTGTTTCTTGACTTCCAAGATATTCCAAAGGTTCGAGAGAAACATTCTTGGTCAAATTGAGGTGGGTCGGTAATTTGCAGAGTGACCAACAAACGAAGAAAATGTGGATGCATGTTTTCATTGTAATTGGACAGTGTGAACAAACATTGTGGTCGGTGATTTCTTTGCAAATCAGGTTGCAGCCCAACAACCATCCGAAAAATTTCATCTTAATGAAAACATGTCTGCCGCAGGTAAAACTCGAGCCATAAGAATAAGGCGGCAGCATGAACCATTCtctaaaatttaaaaaataaccTAATTGCtgagatgaaaaaaaatgtaaaccGGCTAAGGAGCATTGAGTAATTCAGAATCCTCGATCAAGTTGCTCAAATTGATTTTTCTAAAGGAAAGAAGTTTCTACGGATCGATCGAAGATTCGAAGTCCAAGTGTCCAACGCACCCGGAGACCACCGGGCACCGGCTATACGGGCATCGTGTTTAACTTAACTTAACCCCTGCTGCTTCCCTTCTCCAAGTCCAAAACCCATTTTCGTTCTaatctcctctcctctctgcCTCGCCGTCTCCCACCCCCCGCCCCCAAAACCCTAGGCGCGacccacctccaccgccgcccggcgccgcccgcggccATGGATCTCCTCCGCTCGCGCCTCCACAAGGTCCGCATCCCGGAGCCCACCAACCGCATCCACAAGGACGAGTGCTGCGTCTCCTTCGACACCCCTGTAAACCACCCTCCCTCACCCCTGTACCTCCTCTCCGCTTCGATCGCGCTAGGGATACGATGGTTTTGACGCGCGTTGTTTTCGTGCCTGCTGTTGCAGAGGTCGGAGGGGGGGCTGTACGTGGACATGAACTCGTTCCTGGGGTTCGGGAAGGAGCACGTGGCCTGGAACTTCGAGAAGACGGAGAACCCCGTGTACCTCCACATCGTGCAGCGCCGCAAGCCGGAACCTGACGAGGCGGATCGCCCGCTGAAGAAGCCCACCCTACTCGCCATCGGTATGCCACGCTTCATTCACAGCGTGTTTACTGTTGTTAAATTCGATTTAATTCTATGTAATTGTGAATAACCTATGGCCTATCTGAATGGGCATGCATTGTTTGGCAGTGTAATTGTTTCTGTTTGGGCTTGCTTAATGTGGTTATTGATTAAAAGGGATGACAGGCAAAAATGACATAATATCTCTGGGTTTACATCATTGAGTTATTGTGGAGCAGTTTCACCATGTAGCATAGGAATTTGTGCTGAATGTGCCTGATATGATGTGTCCTGTTGTAGCTTTGATCACCATTACTCTACTATGTCTGTATTAGCTTTGGTTTGTTTTACCTTATTAAGAGTTCCTATGTTACGTTACTTTATTATTTGAAAGATAACATTGCTCGTTATAGTGTAGAAAGATGACGTCCtggtataattttttgtttgctgTGCTCTTGCCTTGCAGCAATTATTGTTATTTGATCGTCTTTCTGTCTCTAGTATTTTGTGACATTGTTTATGCTAATTGTCTATAGTATCATACCGAGTTTTGTGATAGAACTTATCTGTATTTGGATTTTAAGAATAAGTGGTATTGTGGTAAGATCATAAAAATTGCATAGCGTGTTCTTTGTTCCCGTGCTTACAGATAGATGAATGTGGGTCCCAAAGTTCTGGTCGGTCTATATTTTTCATTGGAAGCAATTACCATCTTCACTAATCCCTTTCTTGGATTGATAGGAGTGGAGGGAGGTTTTACTGATCAAGAACCTGAATATGATGTTACTTATGAAATTGTAATCTTACCTGAATTCATCTCTCTCCCGTTTCCATCAGTTGACTTGCCCGAGAAGgtaaattttattttcagtgtAGAATATTGAAGCTGTTATATGCATGGTTGTTAGTTATTTACTGTACTAGAAATCTGCAGGTCAGGCTTGCAGTTGATAAAGTTATACTTGCTGAAAGTGCTGATAGGAAGCAACAActggcttcttgggttgctGACAAGAAGAATGTCAGTGCATTTGCTATGGATTTGCAGCAACTAGGCAATGGCGTTATTGTGCCTCCTACTGGATGGAAATGTAGCAAGTGCGATAAAACTGAGAACCTCTGGTTAAATTTAACTGATGGTATGATCCTCTGTGGGAGGCGGCTTTGGGATGGAAGTGGTGGGAATAATCATGCTGTTGAACACTACCAGCAGACTAAATATCCTCTTGCTGTAAAGCTTGGAACAATTACTGCTGATTTGGAAGCAGCAGGTAATGCTATTGTTAAACTTTTGCATTTCTGGATTTcctcttttatttcttttgttacTCTAGGTACCTCATCCTTGGGTGACGATGCTGTGTCAGTTTGTTAGTGTGGAACCCAACCTTTTGATCTCTAAATTGGTCATGTGAGAATGGAAGCTGTAGGTTCAACATAAGGTGCTGATGGAACAGTATACTTTAATTGGTACTTGAAAAGATCCGATTAGTTCACTTATGCATTAGGATTAATTGTTTGAAACGTTTATTCACCGTTCGTCCTGATGATATATAAGTCCTTCCACTTATTAATGAGTACAATGCAAGAAGTATTGAAGATGCATTTTTAAATTAAGTCCCCAAAAGTTTCTGGTTGGTCTAAACCTCTACAGCTATTCTttaatatttgttttataGTTCATACCACATAATCTGTTATCTACATAGGGTAGTAATCTTGTATTTTTGGCTTTTTAGTATGTCTTGCCTACATACCTTGTTAAGCATGACTAAGAGTATTCTTATTGCAACAGCAACAGTTGCttatttcatttcttttttcttttataaagTACCTATTCATCCCAGATTTTCTGTGACAGCTCAGACGTTTACTCATACCCGGAAGATGATAGTGTTGAAGATCCACTATTAGCTCAGCACTTGTCACATTTTGGCATCGATTTTTCTTCACTCCAAAAGGTAAGATACCAGCTTTTTTCATGGCACTCTATGTGTGAATCTGGTTGTACGTAATATGAATTTTATACGTTTTTCTTTCATATGTGGTCAAGTCAATTGTTTTTTACGGCACACATACTACTATGGAACACCTGATTGTAGAATTGATGTAGTGAACATCAAGCATAAATTCAGATTATAATTAGGTACTGAATATTAATTGCTTTATATGTACAAAAATTGTTAGATGATGCGGATGCCTGGTAATGATTTTTAAATATGAGTAGATTGAGTTGCTTTATGAATTGTTGTAAATGACCAAGTAATCTATGATATTTTTATGGACACGGATCAAATTTACAACTGGCAACGCATTAATAGacagttcttttttttgcccTTCCCTTATACAAGGAGCTATTTTCTTTGTTGCAGACAGAGATGACTACTGCTGAAAGAGAACTTGACCACAACACAAATTTTGATTGGAATAGAATACAAGAAAGTGGGAAAGATGCCGAACTTTTATTTGGACCAGGTTATACTGGTCTTGCAAATCTTGGAAATAGGTATTGTGGTTTGATGACATGAGTTTATTTTATCTTCTAATAAGTTGTCTTAATTCATATCTTTTCTTCCTTACAGTTGCTACATGGCTTCAATTATGCAAGTTATGTTTTCAACCCATCCTTTTATATCACGGTTAGTTCTACTTCAATATATAATACTTTGCTACTTATTATCTTTCCGCCTTAAGTTGGATCTGCACTTCCATTTATTCAGTGGATTATTTCAGATACTTTGAGAAGCAGAGCTTGAAAGCTGCATTTGCAATTTCCCAAGCAGATCCAACGTTGGACTTAAACATGCAAATGTAAGCTCTCACTGTTGATCTATGAGTTTGGGGGGTTGTGCATTCAGAATGTGTTAAAAGCATCATATCCTTGCAGTTTTATTGCTACCGACCTGCCGCCACAAACAACATTACTCTTAGATCTGGGTTTGGTCAGTCATTTTTTGTTCTCTGCTGGCACTTTTTGGTCACCTACACACCTCCCACCTGGGCAATTCGTCCTAGTTGACTAGGTGGGTATTAGCGTATAGTTATAGAATAGCTGGTTTCTTCAAACCACAATGTCTGTGTCTGTTGGCAATGTTAATTCAATCAGGCATCATGTTGTAGAAACAAAACTGTGTTGGTAACATTATTCTTCTTGGTAACATTTTGCTGAACTGAATACAACTGAGGCGTAATcataaaaaactaaaatcatTGTGGTATCTATTTTCTGTCCCAACTTAGAAGGGTAAGATTTTGCGTTTCTGTGCAATAGTTAATCAATATATATGTGTCCTTATAAggtttgctttctttttcagGACAAAGTTGGCACACGGTATGCTCTCTGGCAAATATTCTGTTCGCAATCAGGAGGTAAGAATTTGTGCCTGTGTTTATCTATTGTTGGTAGGTGCCTGTTGCGGTGGTGGTGTTCACATGGGTGTCTAATTATTCAGTCTGGAGTAGATTCCTTCTTGCTTGATTTTGTTTACCTTTTAAGCAATACTTTTGTGGTCttccttattttctttcaacTGATAGGCAATCCAAGTCCGCGTGTAAAGTTATTTGGTGTGGTCGGttatttatttgtttaaaaTGGTGCATGATAGATTAGACTCCACCAATTTCCTTGGATATCTTTTGAATATTTAATGAAAGGGGATGGAACTTTGAACTTTCTTTCACTGTGCTACACTGAGCTTCCTGATAATCTTATCACCAATGGTAATTTCATGTTTTCTGTCTAGAATAGTTAAGGGAGAGTATATGTGAGAATGATGTTGCGCATCAATGGTGCTTCACAACCTTGAAATCATTTGTTTTAGGATTGGTCGGAAATAAGTGCTTCTGAGGGACAAATGTTCTGTTGTCCTATCTGGCTTTCTGGTGCATGATGTGTTATATTCAGCAAGTTTCGTTCTAAATTGCTGTACTGAACTGTTCTCGTTATATTGCCTCTGGCGCTTTACAAATACCGTCGGACCAACTTTGTGTTGATGCACCCAGTGTTATGTGGTCAATTTACAGGGACAAGAAGGAATACGTCCCCGTATGTTCAAGTCAGTTATTGCAGCAAATCATCCTGAATTTTCCAGTATGAGACAACAGGTACCTTTGCGCCCATTGTCCAAACCTATGTGTTCTCCTTTTTAAATTTCCAAGTAGAGTCCCTGTACAGAGtgattttctgtttttttttccagtgatttttcttctaatttcctttttctttaatGTCATGTTTGGTTGGAGGGAATTGAGGAATGGGAGTGGGAGGTGGAGAGTGGTGAGGTGTAAATTCATCTCTCTGGTTGGTGGGAATGAGAATTTATGTGGGATTGGACAGCTCCACCATTTTAATTATAGGAATTGGGGTGGAAAATTGTGAGGGAATTGATTTCTAGAGAACATTCCAGCTGTCATCATAACTTATGTTATGATCTCTACGCTAATCTCCTGAATTCACACCAACCTAACAGGGGAAGCGTTCTAAATCCCCACGGTTAAAATGCTAATCTCATAACTTATCATGTACCAACTGTGTCCTCTGAACTCCTGTTCCCTTTTCCATTGGTTGCCAAACAAGGTGTAAGTTTATTTGCCGACAACACTAGTTATGCTGCCACATTTGTGAATTGGTACATCATGCAAAACAACTTTAGATTGATTGTGGAGGGTAATATGATGTTTTGGTAGTTGGGGTTGTTAATTTGTCTTGTTTTAAGACTTGACGGTTGGAAATGGACTTTCGTTCGAATTACGGATTTTGTGATCATTTCCTTCGAATATACTCTGGCAACAGTTGAGGGGTAAAAAATTGACCATTTCATTTTAATATTGTGATCATGTTGCTAcctatttgcatttttttttttcaatttacTGAACTACAGTTTTGAGTGCAACGAGTTTCTTCCATCGCAGGATGCCCTTGACTTCTTCCTTCATCTTATTGATAAAGTTGATCAGGCAAACCCTGGAAACCACGAGTTAAATCCTTTTACGGGTTTTAAGTTTGTAATTGAGGAGCGGGTTCAATGCCCTTCTGGGAAAGTTTCTTACAACAAACGTTCTGACTACATTCTCTCGCTGAGCATACCACTGCATGAAGCAAGTAACAAAGGTGTCTTTTAaagttttgtttgttcttgtatAGTATTAAAGGTATTATAGAACATTCACATCTGTGGGTTATGCAGAGCAGCTAGAAGTGTTTAATGAGAAGAAAGCAGCCATGGACTTGGATGGAAAGGAAGTGTAAGTATTCATAGTTCTTGCAGTGCGTACTGCCTAGTGACTTAGTCTTATGACATCTGTGCCAATTTATTTCCATGACAGATCTAATGAGGAAGTCGTGAGACCAAGAGTCCCACTGGAGGCATGCTTAGCAAGTTTTTCAGGCGAAGACGAAATTCCTGATTTTTACAGCACTGCATTAAATTCAAAGACGACAGCAATTAagtatgcatatatatgttaAATCTCTATTCTGTGATGGGTTAAAGGATTTTATTAGCACCAGTTCCTCATGCACATTCATGGACTACAGCATTGTTCCACATTCGTGCAATCAGTAAATTTAGTGTTTATCTGATTGGAAATGCTCAATTTTCCTTGGAACTATAATATATCAAGATGGAACAATGTGAAAGGGATGCTTTCTCCTGGTTAGCTTAAAGTCAAGCCAAGAAAACGTTGAATTTCATGACCAACCACTTTTAGAATTCACATGGAAATTAGCCTAGTAAGTGTCAATCAGTGCAATTGAAATGTAATGCTCGCGCAATTCGACCTATTAGTACTTAAATATACCATTACAACAACAGCTTAGTTCTATAAACTGCACTCCAATATGGTATTAGGTCAGTTAGTTTGGATGTACAGTCGTCAGTGCACCAGTAATCTGAGGATACATGAGCGGTAGTTACTGAGAATGTTTCATGAACCGTTGGACAATTTTATCTGCTAATTGTCTTCTCTGGATCATTAAGAATATTTTACATTTTTACGTGGAAGTAATGAATAGCAATGTTGCATGCTTATTTATAATGATTGGATTTTTGTGTTGGACGGCGTCTTATAAATGTGAGATGCTCCTTATTGCCAAATGATTTAGCTCCATGGTTAACGAAATAAATGTATCATCGCAGGACTGCTGGCTTTAAAACATTTCCTGATTACCTGGTGCTGCAGATGCGCAAGTTTGTAATGGAAGCAGGATGGGTGCCGAAAAAGCTTGGTAATCCTCCCCACTCTTTCATCAATTTAGGCTGTTAGAAGTCTGATATTACTCGAGATTGTCTTGGGTAAAGTTAATGGACCGTGCCTGAAAGTTTTAGGAAAA
The Brachypodium distachyon strain Bd21 chromosome 2, Brachypodium_distachyon_v3.0, whole genome shotgun sequence genome window above contains:
- the LOC100833268 gene encoding ubiquitin carboxyl-terminal hydrolase 14; the encoded protein is MDLLRSRLHKVRIPEPTNRIHKDECCVSFDTPRSEGGLYVDMNSFLGFGKEHVAWNFEKTENPVYLHIVQRRKPEPDEADRPLKKPTLLAIGVEGGFTDQEPEYDVTYEIVILPEFISLPFPSVDLPEKVRLAVDKVILAESADRKQQLASWVADKKNVSAFAMDLQQLGNGVIVPPTGWKCSKCDKTENLWLNLTDGMILCGRRLWDGSGGNNHAVEHYQQTKYPLAVKLGTITADLEAADVYSYPEDDSVEDPLLAQHLSHFGIDFSSLQKTEMTTAERELDHNTNFDWNRIQESGKDAELLFGPGYTGLANLGNSCYMASIMQVMFSTHPFISRYFEKQSLKAAFAISQADPTLDLNMQMTKLAHGMLSGKYSVRNQEGQEGIRPRMFKSVIAANHPEFSSMRQQDALDFFLHLIDKVDQANPGNHELNPFTGFKFVIEERVQCPSGKVSYNKRSDYILSLSIPLHEASNKEQLEVFNEKKAAMDLDGKEVSNEEVVRPRVPLEACLASFSGEDEIPDFYSTALNSKTTAIKTAGFKTFPDYLVLQMRKFVMEAGWVPKKLDVYIDVPDIIDISHMRSKGVQPGEELLPEGASCGSKAEPAQPVANEDIVSQLASMGFNYFHCQKAAINTSNTGVEEAMNWLLSHMDDPDIDDPLSQDQKPSEDAIDESSVQTLVSFGFQEDVARMALKASGGNIERATDWVFSHPEASSSVSAESSTSNVKDDDSHIPDGSGRYKLVAFVSHMGTSTHCGHYVAHVLKDGRWAIFNDSKVAASVDLPKDMGYLYFFQRISS